In Nonlabens agnitus, the DNA window AAATGTTGAGTTCATGAGGGATCTTATTAAAAGATGCTATTATCAATTTCCCACTGTACGTAAGGTAAATGAATCGGTATGGGCTAACGTGTTTCATGATAGCATCAAACAATATGCATACTTAGATAGATTATCGCTCAATGTAGGAAGGTTTTCTGCAAATTATACTCTTTTGTATTTGTTACACAGAATCATTGATATATCTAACCCTAAGCGATTATTAGAATTAGGATTAGGAGAATCCAGTAAGTTTATATCAACCTATTTGAAGCATGAGCACAATACTTGTAATCATATTATTGTAGAACACGACAAGGATTGGGTCACGCATTTCTCAAAATTTGCACTCTCAGAATGCTCTGAAATACAGATGTTTGAAGTAAAAAAAGGAAGTTACCTCAACAAATATAGATCCTGTAATTATGTTGGTTTTGAACAGTTAGGTAAATCAGGAAAATTTCAAATGATTGTTATAGACGGTCCATTAGGAACAAAACAATACTCTCGGAATGATGTCCTGCAACATCTAGAAGCGCTTGTTGATTTTAAAAATTTCATAATAGTTTTTGATGATACACAACGCAAAGGAGAGCACCAAACTTTTAAAGCTATGTGTAAACAAATAAAACAAAAGGGTGTATCTTATGGATCCACAACGTATTATGGTGATAAATTTGTCTCTTTGATATATTCTTCAAACTATGACTATTTGAATACGCTTTAGGTAAAGGTTTTAATCAATTTAAAATATTTCTTAGGTGACATAAGTATTTTAATATTCAGAATTTTACACTAAAAAGTGTTTTTAGGGATGAGATATATTTTCAAAAATTATTCTGGAGAAGAAAAAACTGTCGCTAAGAATTATAGCTCTCTGGTTGTACTACAAGGTTTGAATTATGTTCTTCCCTTGCTCATAATTCCTTTTTTAGAAAGGCAGTTGGGCCTTGAGAAATTCGGACTGGTGATGCTTGCTCAATATTTAATGGCTTTTTGTGTTGCGGCTACGGACTTTGGATTTAATGTTACCGCTACCAGAGAAATTTCTATTTTAAAAAATCAAAAAGGGGATTACTCAACTTTATATTTTAAAGTTTTTTGGGCTAGACTAATCTTATTATTGATCGTTTTTATGCTGTTGTGCCTAATAGTATTTACTGTGCCTCGTTTTAAGGTAGAATGGCATATTTATCTTTTAAGCTATGGTGCGGTTATGGGTCAAACTTTATTACCAGATTGGTTTTTTTTAGGAATAGAAAAGATGAAATTCTTGACAATTGTAAATGTTGGAGCAAAGATCTTGTTTACATTATTATTATTTCTTTTCATTTCTTCACCGGCAGACTATCATTATGTTCCTATTTTTAACTCTATAGGGTTTATGACCGCAGGGTTGTTTATGTTCATTGTCAGTATGAAATACGTTAGTTGGCAATGGCCAAACTTTAAGGACAGTAGC includes these proteins:
- a CDS encoding oligosaccharide flippase family protein, producing MRYIFKNYSGEEKTVAKNYSSLVVLQGLNYVLPLLIIPFLERQLGLEKFGLVMLAQYLMAFCVAATDFGFNVTATREISILKNQKGDYSTLYFKVFWARLILLLIVFMLLCLIVFTVPRFKVEWHIYLLSYGAVMGQTLLPDWFFLGIEKMKFLTIVNVGAKILFTLLLFLFISSPADYHYVPIFNSIGFMTAGLFMFIVSMKYVSWQWPNFKDSSLFYKESFQVYISNISSQLSYAANGLILGIFAGDAVVGIYSAFDKLIIAVRKMFLPFYHAMYPYLARKSFYEKKGTMKKLIPTVTIFGCIVFLLILFVGEWVVNLIYENIEIHQNVYLFKWMGLITLFTGLSSLFHSLYAPARKLFDQRMYMMLISGIFNISLSLIIVPYFQLQGTVIAAISTELLLLFIAAYFYRKDQLNG